From the genome of Halobellus litoreus, one region includes:
- a CDS encoding PHP-associated domain-containing protein yields the protein MPNGGHVDLHVKVLTDRVVDRAKARGLDALVYAPHFTRLPEIRARAEQFSDEDLLVVPGREVFTGTWRNRRHVLAVGLSEPVPDFISLSGALDAFERQGAAVLVPHPGFLNVSLGTEDLRAHADRIHAVETHNLKLFPHQNRRARRLAREADRPGFGSSYAHLAGSVGEVWTAFDRRIDSEADLVAALREGAPRRILRRNGPQHTARRLAEFAHLGYENSWSKIDRLFLSGMEPTHPDHVAYRGRFDDVRTY from the coding sequence GTGCCGAACGGGGGTCACGTCGATCTCCACGTGAAAGTCCTGACCGACCGCGTCGTCGACCGCGCGAAGGCCCGCGGCCTCGACGCCCTGGTGTACGCCCCGCACTTCACTCGGCTCCCGGAGATCCGCGCCCGCGCCGAGCAGTTCTCCGACGAAGACCTGCTCGTCGTCCCCGGGCGTGAGGTGTTCACGGGCACGTGGCGGAACCGGCGGCACGTCCTCGCCGTCGGCCTCTCGGAACCGGTCCCCGACTTCATCTCGCTCTCGGGGGCGCTGGACGCCTTCGAACGGCAGGGCGCGGCCGTGCTCGTCCCCCACCCCGGATTCCTCAACGTCAGTCTCGGTACCGAGGACCTCCGGGCGCACGCGGATCGGATCCACGCGGTCGAGACGCACAACCTGAAGCTCTTTCCGCACCAGAACCGACGGGCGCGCCGTCTCGCACGCGAGGCCGACCGCCCGGGATTCGGCTCCTCCTACGCGCACCTCGCCGGCAGCGTCGGCGAGGTGTGGACGGCGTTCGATCGACGGATCGACTCCGAGGCGGACCTCGTCGCGGCCCTGCGCGAGGGGGCCCCGCGCCGGATCCTGCGACGGAACGGACCGCAGCACACGGCCCGACGGCTCGCCGAGTTCGCGCACCTCGGGTACGAGAACTCCTGGAGCAAGATCGATCGGCTGTTTCTCTCGGGGATGGAGCCGACGCATCCGGACCACGTCGCCTACCGGGGCCGGTTCGACGACGTGCGAACGTACTGA
- a CDS encoding transcription elongation factor Spt5 codes for MPIFSVKTTASQERTVADMIANREESEIHAVLAPDSLTSYVMVEADNDAVITRVLEEIPHARGLVKSGGEAGRSSMAEVEHFLSPTPDVEGIAEGDIVELIAGPFKGEKARVQRIDETKDQVTVELYEATVPIPVTVRGDQIRVLDSDER; via the coding sequence GTGCCGATATTCTCGGTGAAGACGACCGCCAGCCAGGAGCGAACGGTCGCCGACATGATCGCCAACCGCGAGGAGTCCGAGATCCACGCGGTGCTGGCCCCGGACTCCCTCACGAGTTACGTGATGGTGGAAGCGGACAACGACGCCGTGATCACCCGCGTTCTCGAAGAGATCCCGCACGCGCGCGGACTCGTCAAGAGCGGCGGCGAGGCCGGCCGCTCGTCGATGGCGGAGGTCGAGCACTTCCTCTCGCCGACGCCCGACGTCGAGGGCATCGCCGAGGGGGACATCGTCGAACTGATCGCCGGGCCGTTCAAGGGCGAGAAGGCCCGCGTCCAGCGGATCGACGAGACGAAAGACCAGGTCACCGTCGAGCTGTACGAGGCGACCGTGCCGATTCCGGTCACCGTCCGCGGCGACCAGATCCGCGTCCTCGACAGCGACGAGCGGTAG
- a CDS encoding CinA family protein — protein MREFASDPPVEVRVGDALREAGATVAVAESCTGGLIGSLLTDVPGSSDYFDRSLVTYSYDAKLTALGVARESLDEHGAVSEPVAREMAAGVRDVAGADWGVSTTGIAGPEGGTPEKPVGTVYIGLAYRGEWGTGESYTRVERHEFDGDRTQIKERIARRALSTLLDAVDE, from the coding sequence ATGCGCGAATTCGCTTCCGACCCGCCGGTCGAGGTCCGCGTCGGCGACGCGCTCCGCGAGGCCGGCGCCACCGTCGCGGTCGCGGAGTCCTGCACCGGCGGCCTGATCGGATCGCTCCTGACCGACGTGCCCGGTTCGTCCGACTACTTCGACCGCTCGCTCGTCACCTACTCTTACGACGCGAAACTGACCGCGCTGGGCGTCGCCCGCGAGTCGCTCGACGAGCACGGCGCGGTGTCGGAACCGGTCGCCCGCGAGATGGCCGCCGGCGTCCGCGACGTGGCCGGGGCCGACTGGGGCGTCTCGACGACCGGAATTGCCGGCCCCGAGGGCGGTACGCCGGAGAAGCCGGTCGGGACCGTCTACATCGGCCTCGCCTATCGCGGCGAGTGGGGCACCGGCGAGTCGTACACCCGCGTCGAGCGCCACGAGTTCGACGGCGACCGGACACAGATCAAAGAGCGAATCGCGCGGCGGGCGCTCTCGACGCTGCTCGACGCGGTCGACGAGTGA
- a CDS encoding HD domain-containing protein: MDAEDIRATFPEVDAIEDDDLRAGVVDAWATAAAENGIEDLTDVPWLPPTQRELGLDDERLVDHVRDVTACALALTEPLHERRSDALSLDLDTVVAGALVHDVSKLAEFAGMTETSVYDLLGHPYYGVHVVARVGLPIELAHVVLSHTDRTAVEPATIEAEVIRRADEVASSAIRWRATDDLRTV; encoded by the coding sequence ATGGACGCCGAGGACATTCGAGCGACGTTCCCGGAGGTCGACGCCATCGAGGACGACGACCTGCGAGCGGGCGTCGTCGACGCGTGGGCGACCGCCGCCGCCGAGAACGGAATCGAGGACCTCACCGACGTGCCGTGGCTGCCGCCGACGCAGCGCGAACTGGGGCTGGACGACGAGCGACTGGTCGATCACGTCCGCGACGTGACGGCCTGCGCCCTCGCGCTTACGGAGCCGCTGCACGAGCGGCGATCCGACGCGCTCTCACTGGACCTCGACACCGTCGTCGCGGGGGCGCTCGTCCACGACGTGAGCAAGCTCGCGGAGTTCGCCGGGATGACTGAGACGTCGGTCTACGACCTGCTCGGACACCCGTACTACGGCGTTCACGTCGTCGCCCGGGTCGGTCTCCCGATCGAACTCGCACACGTGGTTCTCTCTCACACCGACCGGACGGCGGTCGAACCCGCGACGATCGAGGCCGAAGTGATCAGGCGCGCCGACGAGGTCGCCTCGTCCGCGATCCGGTGGCGGGCGACCGACGACCTCCGGACGGTCTGA
- a CDS encoding type IV pilin — protein sequence MVPRLRSSRRGISPVVGVALMLAIVVALVAVFGGLLLGIELPGEPSPQYRYQTEHVADGAGNTDSRPYVNITLTGGQIEPGEDFYVVDSDGNSVRWDTVWTTSGPLTAGDYAHIDGFGSDSALNPACEGEIYRMVHRAEDGGSSILIEVEIDQPAVGAAADKC from the coding sequence ATGGTCCCTCGCCTCCGCTCGTCGCGACGGGGCATCTCGCCCGTCGTCGGCGTGGCGCTGATGCTCGCGATCGTCGTCGCACTTGTCGCCGTCTTCGGCGGCCTGCTGCTCGGGATCGAACTGCCCGGCGAGCCGTCGCCGCAGTATCGCTACCAGACGGAGCACGTCGCCGACGGAGCCGGCAACACCGATTCGCGCCCGTACGTGAACATCACGCTCACCGGCGGGCAGATCGAGCCCGGCGAGGACTTCTACGTCGTCGACAGCGACGGGAACTCGGTCCGGTGGGACACGGTCTGGACGACGTCCGGCCCCCTGACGGCCGGCGACTACGCCCACATCGACGGGTTCGGCAGCGACTCGGCGCTCAATCCGGCCTGCGAGGGGGAGATCTACCGGATGGTCCACCGAGCGGAGGACGGGGGGAGCTCGATCCTGATCGAGGTCGAGATCGATCAGCCGGCCGTCGGCGCGGCGGCTGACAAGTGTTGA
- a CDS encoding pyridoxal phosphate-dependent aminotransferase, with the protein MTDADDAYDEPLFQRVIRYAADADGDVVDMVSGHPDWEPPAALREGLRTYADGDPADFQYPPSEGLRELREEIAARRNVEQSRIVVTNGAGEANYLAMAGAMERDAGSEFLLTDPVYPYYPGKAELLGGDVTRVPVREDGHVDVDAMREAATPETAAVVLNTPNNPTGAVYDRESVAALADVASDVDALLVVDEVYGHFDFSGRFESALTLDRENVVVTTAFSKSMGITGFRVGYAVSPEHLVEEALTRHMLVNVATSRPAQAAVANALAETPPSYYESVRDTLRERIGSFTDALDAAGATYTTPEGAFYVLARFADFPGTMANVERLIDEAGVAGMPGEAFGDAYDDWIRFSLCTDRADEAADRLAAYFEDR; encoded by the coding sequence ATGACAGACGCGGACGACGCGTACGACGAACCGCTCTTTCAGCGCGTCATCCGGTACGCCGCCGACGCGGACGGAGACGTCGTCGATATGGTGTCCGGACACCCCGACTGGGAACCGCCGGCGGCCCTGCGAGAGGGGCTCCGCACCTACGCCGACGGCGACCCGGCCGATTTCCAGTATCCCCCGAGCGAGGGGCTCCGGGAACTCCGCGAGGAGATCGCGGCGCGCCGGAACGTCGAGCAGTCGCGGATCGTCGTCACCAACGGCGCGGGCGAGGCGAACTACCTCGCGATGGCGGGGGCGATGGAGCGCGACGCCGGGTCGGAGTTCCTGCTGACCGATCCCGTCTACCCGTACTACCCCGGAAAGGCGGAACTGCTCGGCGGCGACGTGACGCGCGTGCCGGTCCGCGAGGACGGACACGTCGACGTCGACGCGATGCGTGAGGCCGCGACGCCCGAGACCGCGGCCGTCGTGCTCAACACCCCGAACAACCCGACGGGCGCGGTCTACGACCGCGAGTCGGTCGCGGCGCTGGCCGACGTCGCCAGCGACGTCGACGCCCTGCTCGTCGTCGACGAGGTGTACGGTCACTTCGACTTTTCGGGTCGCTTCGAGAGCGCCCTGACCCTCGACCGCGAGAACGTCGTCGTCACCACGGCGTTCTCGAAGTCGATGGGGATCACGGGCTTCCGCGTCGGCTACGCCGTCTCCCCCGAACACCTGGTCGAGGAGGCCCTAACCCGGCATATGCTCGTGAACGTCGCCACCAGCCGGCCCGCCCAGGCCGCGGTCGCGAACGCGCTGGCGGAGACGCCGCCGTCGTACTACGAGTCCGTCCGCGACACCCTCCGCGAGCGCATCGGCTCGTTCACCGACGCCCTCGACGCCGCCGGCGCGACGTACACCACCCCGGAGGGCGCGTTCTACGTCCTCGCCCGCTTCGCAGACTTCCCGGGAACGATGGCGAACGTCGAGCGCCTGATCGACGAGGCCGGCGTCGCGGGGATGCCCGGCGAGGCCTTCGGCGACGCCTACGACGACTGGATCCGCTTTTCGCTCTGTACCGACCGCGCCGACGAGGCGGCCGATCGGCTCGCGGCGTACTTCGAGGATCGGTGA
- the ftsZ gene encoding cell division protein FtsZ yields the protein MDSIVDDAIDEAEETGDGNAVDGTAGGEMPRTGTMTDEELEEVLVDLQTDITVVGCGGAGGNTVNRMHEEGIEGATLVAANTDVQHLVEIEADTKILMGEQKTQGRGAGSLPQVGEEAALESQEEIYDSIDGSDMVFVTAGLGGGTGTGSAPVVAKAAREAGALTIAIVTTPFTAEGEVRRTNAEAGLERLRDVADTVIVVPNDRLLDAVGKLPVRQAFKVSDEVLMRSVKGITELITKPGLVNLDFADVKTVMERGGVAMIGLGESDSESKAQDSVKSALRSPLLDVDISGANSALVNVTGGSDMSIEEAEGVVEEIYDRIDPDARIIWGTSVDEEIDGTMRTMIVVTGVESPQIYGRSEDDEAQPQPQPEPQAPPQGQGTEIDYVE from the coding sequence ATGGACTCCATCGTCGACGATGCGATTGACGAGGCCGAGGAGACGGGGGATGGGAACGCCGTCGACGGAACCGCAGGCGGGGAGATGCCCCGCACCGGAACGATGACCGACGAGGAACTCGAGGAAGTTCTGGTCGACCTGCAGACCGACATCACCGTCGTCGGATGCGGCGGTGCGGGCGGCAACACCGTCAACCGGATGCACGAAGAGGGAATCGAGGGCGCGACGCTCGTCGCCGCGAACACCGACGTCCAGCACCTCGTCGAGATCGAGGCCGACACGAAGATCCTGATGGGCGAACAGAAGACGCAGGGCCGCGGCGCGGGGTCGCTCCCGCAGGTCGGCGAGGAGGCGGCGCTGGAGTCCCAAGAGGAGATCTACGACTCGATCGACGGGTCCGATATGGTCTTCGTCACCGCCGGTCTGGGCGGCGGCACCGGAACGGGCTCGGCCCCGGTCGTCGCGAAGGCCGCCCGCGAGGCTGGCGCGCTGACGATCGCCATCGTCACGACGCCGTTCACCGCGGAGGGCGAGGTCCGCCGGACCAACGCCGAGGCCGGACTCGAACGCCTCCGCGACGTAGCCGACACCGTGATCGTCGTTCCGAACGACCGGCTGCTCGACGCGGTCGGGAAGCTCCCGGTCCGGCAGGCGTTCAAGGTGTCCGACGAGGTCCTGATGCGCTCGGTGAAGGGCATCACCGAACTCATCACCAAGCCCGGTCTGGTCAACCTCGACTTCGCCGACGTGAAGACCGTGATGGAGCGCGGCGGCGTCGCGATGATCGGGCTCGGCGAGTCGGATTCGGAGTCGAAGGCGCAGGATTCGGTCAAGAGTGCCCTCCGCTCGCCACTGCTCGACGTGGACATCTCCGGGGCCAACTCCGCGCTGGTGAACGTCACCGGCGGGTCGGATATGAGCATCGAGGAGGCTGAGGGCGTCGTCGAGGAGATCTACGACCGGATCGACCCCGACGCGCGGATCATCTGGGGGACCTCCGTCGACGAGGAGATCGACGGCACGATGCGGACGATGATCGTCGTCACGGGCGTCGAGTCGCCGCAGATCTACGGCCGCTCGGAGGACGACGAGGCCCAGCCGCAGCCCCAGCCGGAACCGCAAGCGCCGCCGCAGGGACAGGGGACCGAGATCGACTACGTCGAATAG
- a CDS encoding DUF7565 family protein → MSLWKCGIDGCAERFEDVESAIIHQTVDHDRHECTVCGSIVPDGYFAIRHAFEEHSRAEYVRAYDADSTAVRVREDIKAAIEDEADLRAVVEELKRRDAL, encoded by the coding sequence ATGTCCCTGTGGAAGTGCGGCATCGACGGCTGTGCGGAGCGCTTCGAGGACGTCGAGTCCGCGATCATCCACCAGACGGTCGACCACGACCGCCACGAGTGCACGGTCTGCGGCAGCATCGTCCCCGACGGCTACTTCGCGATCCGACACGCCTTCGAGGAACACTCCCGCGCGGAGTACGTCCGCGCCTACGACGCCGACTCGACGGCCGTCCGCGTCCGGGAGGACATCAAGGCCGCCATCGAGGACGAGGCCGACCTCCGGGCCGTCGTCGAGGAACTCAAGCGCCGGGACGCGCTGTAG
- a CDS encoding shikimate dehydrogenase, with protein MQVYGLLGNPVEHSLSPPMHEAAYEALDIDARYVTFEPDRDAAAEAVAAADTLGIAGLNVTIPFKRDVLDAVDLDDVARRVGAVNTVDFSGATPRGYNTDVAGVERAFAYHDVGIDGRDAVLVGAGGAGRAVAFALADAGASVHIANRTAERASSLAADVPGATAGGLDTLDRVADADLLINATSVGMEPDIDETPVPAEHLHADLAVLDAVYAPIETRLLQEAAAAGATTVDGAWMLLFQGVEAFELWTGRDAPVEAMNEALRAQLG; from the coding sequence ATGCAGGTCTACGGACTCCTCGGCAACCCGGTCGAACACTCGCTGTCGCCGCCGATGCACGAGGCCGCCTACGAGGCGCTCGATATCGACGCGCGCTACGTCACCTTCGAGCCCGATCGCGACGCCGCAGCCGAGGCGGTCGCCGCCGCCGACACGCTCGGCATCGCGGGGCTGAACGTCACGATCCCGTTCAAGCGGGACGTCCTCGACGCGGTCGACCTCGACGACGTCGCCCGGCGCGTCGGGGCCGTGAACACGGTCGACTTCTCGGGCGCGACGCCGCGCGGCTACAACACCGACGTCGCCGGCGTCGAGCGGGCGTTCGCCTATCACGATGTCGGAATCGACGGCCGCGACGCCGTGCTCGTCGGCGCCGGCGGCGCGGGCCGCGCGGTCGCGTTCGCCCTCGCCGACGCGGGCGCCTCGGTCCACATCGCGAACCGGACGGCCGAGCGCGCGTCGTCGCTCGCCGCCGACGTCCCCGGCGCGACAGCCGGCGGCCTCGACACGCTCGATCGGGTCGCCGACGCCGACCTCCTGATCAACGCGACGAGCGTCGGGATGGAACCCGATATAGACGAGACGCCCGTGCCGGCCGAACACCTGCACGCGGACCTCGCGGTCCTCGACGCCGTCTACGCGCCGATCGAGACGCGGCTCCTGCAGGAGGCCGCGGCCGCCGGCGCGACCACCGTCGATGGCGCGTGGATGCTGCTGTTCCAGGGCGTCGAGGCGTTCGAACTGTGGACCGGCCGCGACGCGCCCGTCGAGGCGATGAACGAGGCGCTGCGAGCGCAACTCGGCTGA
- a CDS encoding protein translocase SEC61 complex subunit gamma yields MDVKYDLTSYVRVLKLASTPSWEEFSQIGLIAGAGIVLVGFLGFLIYAVMSFLPGGV; encoded by the coding sequence ATGGACGTCAAGTACGACCTGACCAGCTACGTGCGGGTGCTGAAGCTGGCCAGCACCCCCTCGTGGGAGGAGTTCTCACAGATCGGTCTCATAGCCGGTGCCGGCATCGTTCTCGTCGGGTTCCTCGGCTTTCTCATTTACGCGGTGATGAGCTTCCTCCCGGGAGGTGTCTGA
- a CDS encoding D-aminoacyl-tRNA deacylase, which produces MIGLVVSRADSASVAIGEALRSLVEWERREDPTRSDADGGGTYYCHDDFELREFDGWHLELDGVADAFSERPEFVAFLSRHAGETGPLLTAHFTGNFGPAEYGGEPGELSRTCPNVQRAVVKAFDRHAPDGYEVGIECTHHGPSDVGAPSLFVELGSSESEWEDSDGARAVARAVLELSGVAADAPAAGSSEQRRQIVGFGGGHYAPQFERIVRETDWAVGHIGADWVLNSMGGPSANADVVEKAFERSAAERALVVGDRPELEAAVEDLGHRVVGETYLRETSGVDLDLVASLERDLSPIDEGLRFGADAVGSAGNRNAVGTAADSERFEATYEVVSLPDDLLAEASGIDRDATYEAVESHAIAFETVEGGTKPRGRAAVVDGDARDALVDALAAVLEAKYDDVAREGNEVVATRETFDPAAAAAAGVPEGPAFGRLSAGEAVEVDNRTVTPEEVTAEETVRFPA; this is translated from the coding sequence GTGATCGGACTGGTGGTCAGCCGCGCGGACTCGGCATCGGTCGCCATCGGCGAGGCCCTGCGCTCGCTGGTGGAGTGGGAGCGCCGAGAGGACCCAACGCGGAGCGACGCCGATGGCGGCGGGACGTACTACTGCCACGACGACTTCGAGCTCCGCGAGTTCGACGGGTGGCACCTCGAACTCGACGGCGTCGCCGACGCGTTTTCGGAACGCCCCGAGTTCGTCGCCTTCCTCTCCCGGCACGCGGGCGAGACCGGCCCGCTCCTGACGGCGCACTTCACGGGCAACTTCGGGCCGGCGGAGTACGGGGGCGAGCCGGGCGAACTCTCGCGCACCTGCCCGAACGTCCAGCGCGCGGTCGTCAAGGCGTTCGACCGCCACGCTCCCGACGGCTACGAGGTCGGCATCGAGTGCACGCATCACGGCCCGAGCGACGTGGGCGCGCCCTCGCTGTTCGTCGAACTCGGCAGCAGCGAGTCCGAGTGGGAGGACTCCGACGGGGCGCGGGCGGTCGCCCGCGCCGTGCTGGAACTCTCGGGCGTCGCCGCCGACGCACCCGCGGCGGGATCATCCGAGCAGCGACGACAGATCGTCGGGTTCGGTGGCGGCCACTACGCGCCGCAGTTCGAGCGGATCGTTCGGGAGACCGACTGGGCCGTCGGCCACATCGGGGCCGACTGGGTCCTGAATTCGATGGGGGGCCCGTCGGCGAACGCCGACGTCGTCGAGAAAGCGTTCGAGCGGTCGGCGGCCGAGCGGGCGCTCGTCGTCGGCGACCGTCCGGAACTGGAGGCCGCCGTCGAGGACCTCGGCCACCGCGTCGTCGGGGAGACGTACCTCCGAGAGACGTCGGGCGTCGACCTCGACCTCGTCGCGTCGCTCGAACGCGACCTCTCGCCGATCGACGAGGGACTCCGGTTCGGGGCGGACGCCGTCGGCTCGGCTGGCAACCGGAACGCCGTCGGGACCGCCGCCGACTCGGAGCGCTTCGAGGCGACGTACGAGGTCGTCTCCCTCCCCGACGACCTCCTCGCGGAGGCGTCGGGGATCGACCGCGACGCGACGTACGAGGCCGTCGAGTCGCACGCAATCGCGTTCGAGACGGTCGAGGGCGGCACGAAGCCGCGGGGGCGGGCCGCCGTCGTCGACGGCGACGCCCGCGACGCGCTCGTCGACGCCCTCGCCGCGGTACTCGAAGCGAAGTACGACGACGTCGCGCGGGAAGGCAACGAGGTGGTCGCGACGCGCGAGACGTTCGATCCCGCGGCCGCCGCCGCCGCGGGCGTCCCCGAGGGGCCGGCGTTCGGTCGGCTGTCGGCCGGGGAGGCGGTCGAAGTCGATAATCGAACCGTGACGCCCGAGGAGGTCACCGCCGAGGAGACGGTTCGATTTCCGGCGTGA
- a CDS encoding metal-dependent hydrolase, whose translation MNKDGHVLNGALLAVGLGLILSVDPTSGLIVGGQSGEITADAVLTLGSDVAGSIAALSLPVILGALFPDVDTAFGRHRKTLHNLPVLGIFLVFPYFFGNLQFVWIGVATHYVLDIVGSKRGIALWYPLSSSEYGFPTGVTTSSDWATRVTVVVTALELFVLFLVHNYLVALDTPLSEATTLLGALVGI comes from the coding sequence ATGAACAAAGACGGGCACGTGCTGAACGGGGCGCTCCTGGCGGTCGGACTGGGGCTCATCCTCTCTGTCGACCCGACCTCCGGGCTGATAGTCGGCGGGCAGAGCGGCGAGATCACGGCCGACGCCGTCCTGACGCTCGGAAGCGACGTCGCCGGATCCATCGCGGCGCTGTCGCTTCCGGTCATCCTGGGCGCGCTCTTCCCCGACGTCGACACCGCGTTCGGCCGACACCGAAAGACGCTCCACAACCTCCCCGTACTGGGGATCTTCCTCGTGTTTCCCTACTTCTTCGGGAACCTCCAGTTCGTCTGGATCGGCGTCGCGACCCACTACGTCCTCGACATCGTCGGCTCGAAGCGCGGGATCGCGCTCTGGTATCCGCTCTCGTCGAGCGAGTACGGGTTCCCGACCGGCGTCACGACGTCGAGCGACTGGGCGACGCGGGTGACCGTCGTCGTGACGGCACTGGAACTGTTCGTCCTGTTCCTCGTCCACAACTACCTCGTCGCGCTCGACACGCCGCTGTCGGAGGCGACGACCCTGCTCGGCGCGCTCGTCGGGATCTAG
- a CDS encoding sodium:calcium antiporter — MTSRLRHPLTAAGGALLLTLPWVASWATGLADGFGPLTVVSVAGLAVLGASFLLAWGAETAEKDVPRAFAIAVLAVLAVAPEYAVDALYAWQAATDPSKANLAVANMTGANRILIGLGWSGIALFSIYKATSSTGHDRSVVNREGRFRDAVKLDPSISTEILFLFLATVFAFFVPFNGGIDAIDTLVLVGLYITYIAIIIRGDVGDHDEQIGVPAYFQAKHRFVRIPIVLALFAYSGFLIFTAVEPFAHGLESLGLRFGIPEFFMIQWIAPLASESPELIVTAYLVNKARSTAAFNALISSKLNQWTLLIGTLSVVYSISLGSYGVLPFDFKQAAEIWLTAAQSFFALAILVNFRISVREAATLLVLFVSQVGIEFVLIRTFPEALAEQYSIYLLLAYSAVYIALGAGLLFSRRHDLRLLAKHTVANVRGTPLPEPERAD, encoded by the coding sequence ATGACTTCTCGCTTGCGTCACCCGCTCACCGCCGCGGGGGGAGCGCTCCTCCTGACGCTCCCGTGGGTCGCCTCCTGGGCCACGGGGCTGGCCGACGGGTTCGGGCCGCTGACAGTCGTGAGCGTCGCCGGACTCGCCGTTCTCGGCGCGTCCTTTCTCCTCGCGTGGGGGGCGGAGACGGCCGAAAAAGACGTCCCGCGGGCGTTCGCCATCGCCGTGCTCGCCGTGCTGGCGGTCGCACCCGAGTACGCCGTCGACGCGCTCTACGCGTGGCAGGCGGCGACGGACCCCTCGAAGGCGAACCTCGCGGTCGCGAACATGACCGGCGCGAACCGGATCCTCATCGGCCTCGGTTGGTCCGGGATCGCGCTGTTTTCGATCTACAAGGCCACGTCGAGCACGGGACACGATCGGAGCGTCGTGAACCGCGAGGGACGGTTCCGCGACGCGGTGAAACTCGATCCGAGCATCTCGACGGAGATCCTGTTTCTCTTCCTGGCGACGGTGTTCGCCTTCTTCGTCCCGTTCAACGGCGGCATCGACGCCATCGACACGCTCGTGCTCGTGGGACTGTACATCACCTACATCGCGATCATCATCCGCGGCGACGTCGGGGACCACGACGAGCAGATCGGCGTCCCCGCGTACTTCCAGGCGAAGCACCGCTTCGTCCGGATCCCGATCGTCCTCGCGCTGTTCGCCTATTCGGGGTTCCTGATCTTCACCGCGGTCGAGCCGTTCGCCCACGGGCTGGAGTCCCTCGGGCTTCGGTTCGGCATCCCCGAGTTCTTCATGATCCAGTGGATCGCGCCGCTGGCCTCCGAGAGCCCCGAGCTCATCGTGACCGCCTACCTCGTGAACAAGGCGCGGTCGACCGCCGCGTTCAACGCGCTCATCTCCTCGAAGCTGAACCAGTGGACGCTCCTCATCGGGACGCTCTCGGTGGTCTACAGCATCTCGCTCGGCTCCTACGGCGTCCTCCCGTTCGACTTCAAGCAGGCGGCCGAGATCTGGCTCACCGCCGCCCAGAGCTTCTTCGCGCTCGCCATCCTCGTGAACTTCCGGATCAGCGTCCGGGAGGCCGCAACCCTGCTCGTCCTCTTCGTCTCGCAGGTCGGCATCGAGTTCGTCCTCATCCGGACGTTCCCGGAGGCGCTCGCCGAGCAGTACTCGATCTACCTCCTGCTCGCCTACTCCGCCGTCTACATCGCCCTCGGAGCGGGACTCCTCTTCAGCCGTCGCCACGACCTCCGCCTGCTCGCGAAGCACACCGTCGCCAACGTCCGCGGGACGCCGCTGCCGGAACCCGAGCGGGCCGACTGA